Proteins encoded together in one Chitinophaga lutea window:
- a CDS encoding RagB/SusD family nutrient uptake outer membrane protein, translating into MQRKYLLYIIAGLCTVQTACQRTLESEPQDRLTEELVFDQIDKNADNAKSFLLGNYALLPSISNRIGNTYLDATTDDGMASNDNDRSGDYRLGRISPLNVPDNSWDNCYKGIRQANVFLSKIDGVPTTDELKKQWKAEARFLRAFFYFELMKRWGGVPLVGDKVFGFQENINLSRNTLEETKNYIIAELDAIKDQLQPNIMSDGEVGRANKGAALALKSRVLLYWASPQYNTAGDAQRWTDAANAAKEVMDLNVYSLAPAYIDMFIAGKSTEMIFAKMQAPSQTVEQQNGPVGYLNAAAGKGLTSPSQNLVDAFPMDNGLAITDPLSGYDPTKPYDKRDPRLDATILYNGKKWLNRPVETFEGGKDKPGGIVVQTKTGYYMRKFMGKFESTAAYANTTRHMIHFRYAETLLNYAEALNEASGPVKAVYDNLVLIRKRAGIKAGTNNLYGIPAGVTDKNVMRKIIQNERRIEMAFEEQRFWDIRRWKIAEDVMNKPLEGMKIEKKTDGSFAYTRFTAATSTFDASRMYWYPVPYSEIETNPNMRQNAGWEY; encoded by the coding sequence TGCAGACGGCCTGCCAACGCACTTTGGAATCGGAGCCGCAGGACCGGCTGACGGAGGAACTGGTGTTCGACCAGATCGATAAAAACGCGGACAATGCGAAGTCGTTCCTGCTGGGCAACTACGCGCTGCTGCCGTCTATTTCCAACCGCATCGGCAACACCTATCTCGACGCCACCACCGACGACGGCATGGCCTCCAACGATAACGACCGCAGCGGCGACTACCGCCTCGGGCGCATCAGTCCGCTCAATGTGCCCGACAATTCCTGGGACAACTGTTACAAAGGCATCCGCCAGGCCAACGTGTTCCTGTCCAAGATCGACGGCGTACCCACCACCGACGAGCTGAAAAAACAATGGAAAGCAGAAGCCCGTTTCCTGCGCGCTTTCTTTTATTTCGAACTGATGAAACGCTGGGGCGGCGTGCCGCTTGTAGGCGACAAAGTGTTCGGCTTCCAGGAAAACATCAACCTGAGCCGCAACACGCTCGAGGAAACGAAAAACTACATCATCGCCGAACTGGATGCCATCAAGGATCAGCTGCAGCCCAATATCATGAGCGACGGTGAAGTGGGCCGCGCCAACAAGGGCGCCGCGCTCGCCCTCAAATCGAGAGTGCTGCTGTATTGGGCCAGTCCCCAGTATAACACCGCAGGTGATGCGCAGCGCTGGACCGATGCGGCCAATGCCGCCAAAGAGGTGATGGACCTCAATGTGTACAGCCTCGCGCCCGCCTACATCGATATGTTCATCGCCGGCAAAAGCACCGAGATGATCTTCGCCAAAATGCAGGCTCCCTCGCAAACGGTGGAGCAGCAGAACGGCCCCGTTGGTTACCTGAACGCCGCCGCAGGAAAGGGTTTAACCAGTCCTTCCCAGAACCTGGTAGACGCTTTCCCGATGGACAACGGCCTGGCCATCACCGATCCCCTTTCCGGATACGACCCGACCAAACCCTATGATAAACGCGACCCGCGGTTAGATGCTACTATTTTATATAACGGAAAAAAATGGCTGAACAGGCCCGTGGAAACCTTCGAAGGCGGAAAGGACAAACCCGGCGGCATTGTGGTGCAAACCAAAACAGGTTATTACATGCGCAAGTTCATGGGCAAGTTCGAAAGCACTGCCGCTTACGCCAACACCACCCGCCACATGATCCACTTCCGGTACGCCGAAACCCTGCTGAACTACGCTGAAGCGCTGAATGAAGCAAGTGGGCCGGTGAAAGCGGTGTACGACAACCTGGTGCTGATCCGCAAACGGGCGGGCATCAAGGCCGGAACCAACAACCTGTACGGCATTCCTGCCGGCGTCACCGATAAAAACGTGATGCGGAAAATCATCCAGAACGAAAGGCGGATTGAAATGGCGTTCGAAGAACAGCGTTTCTGGGACATCCGCCGCTGGAAGATCGCGGAAGACGTGATGAACAAACCGTTGGAAGGCATGAAGATCGAAAAGAAAACCGACGGCAGCTTTGCCTATACCCGCTTTACCGCGGCCACGTCCACTTTCGACGCATCGCGGATGTACTGGTATCCCGTTCCGTATTCGGAAATAGAAACCAATCCCAACATGCGCCAGAACGCAGGGTGGGAGTACTAG